A part of Onthophagus taurus isolate NC chromosome 7, IU_Otau_3.0, whole genome shotgun sequence genomic DNA contains:
- the LOC111415053 gene encoding uncharacterized protein isoform X2, whose protein sequence is MILIVLGCLSILNNANSEWIQIPQPKGDAVSEVFDTTESNKYTTFATTQHYTTDSDYFLNQTETSMFSKRIDSEFLYDDIKEERFQFPNYIEDVQDNLLKHNHGSFKSKLNILLDLKNNLLYNIKNKINRLWPIKPEGRQAKHLEKEDDYHMDFPSNEGALMTIGFLTFAVFLIKLVLKLITTLRDKNNVMTTTAAPGTVLFGKKKRDVAYEEEIRILRHINEFKYQ, encoded by the exons ATGATTCTGATAGTGTTAGGTTGTCTTAGTATATTAAATAATGCTAATTCCGAATGGATTCAAATTCCACAACCAAAAGGAGACGcag TATCGGAAGTATTTGATACAACTGAAAGCAATAAATACACTACTTTTGCTACAACTCAACATTACACCACAGACTCAGATTATTTTCTGAATCAAACGGAAACCTCCATGTTTAGCAAACGAATAGATTCAGAATTTTTATATGAtgatattaaagaagaaagattTCAATTTCCAAATTATATTGAGGATGTCcaagataatttattaaagcaTAATCATGGCTCTTTCAAAAgtaaacttaatattttattggatTTAAAGAATAACCTTCTTTACAACATAA AAAATAAGATAAATAGGTTATGGCCGATTAAACCAGAAGGAAGACAAGCTAAACACCTCGAAAAAGAAGATGATTATCACATGGATTTCCCATCAAACGAGGGTGCATTAATGACGATTGGGTTTTTAACATTTGCcgtttttctaataaaactagtattg aaATTAATCACAACGCTTAGAGATAAGAATAATGTTATGACAACAACGGCCGCTCCGGGTACAGTCCTATTTGGAAAAAAGAAACGAGATGTTGCATACGAAGAAGAAATTCGTATTTTAAGGCatataaatgaatttaaatatcaatag
- the LOC111415053 gene encoding uncharacterized protein isoform X1, which translates to MDSNSTTKRRRRLFYNFSFNSKHLITIVFILVSEVFDTTESNKYTTFATTQHYTTDSDYFLNQTETSMFSKRIDSEFLYDDIKEERFQFPNYIEDVQDNLLKHNHGSFKSKLNILLDLKNNLLYNIKNKINRLWPIKPEGRQAKHLEKEDDYHMDFPSNEGALMTIGFLTFAVFLIKLVLKLITTLRDKNNVMTTTAAPGTVLFGKKKRDVAYEEEIRILRHINEFKYQ; encoded by the exons ATGGATTCAAATTCCACAACCAAAAGGAGACGcaggttattttataattttagtttcaatTCGAAGCATCTTATAACAATAGTATTCATTTTAGTATCGGAAGTATTTGATACAACTGAAAGCAATAAATACACTACTTTTGCTACAACTCAACATTACACCACAGACTCAGATTATTTTCTGAATCAAACGGAAACCTCCATGTTTAGCAAACGAATAGATTCAGAATTTTTATATGAtgatattaaagaagaaagattTCAATTTCCAAATTATATTGAGGATGTCcaagataatttattaaagcaTAATCATGGCTCTTTCAAAAgtaaacttaatattttattggatTTAAAGAATAACCTTCTTTACAACATAA AAAATAAGATAAATAGGTTATGGCCGATTAAACCAGAAGGAAGACAAGCTAAACACCTCGAAAAAGAAGATGATTATCACATGGATTTCCCATCAAACGAGGGTGCATTAATGACGATTGGGTTTTTAACATTTGCcgtttttctaataaaactagtattg aaATTAATCACAACGCTTAGAGATAAGAATAATGTTATGACAACAACGGCCGCTCCGGGTACAGTCCTATTTGGAAAAAAGAAACGAGATGTTGCATACGAAGAAGAAATTCGTATTTTAAGGCatataaatgaatttaaatatcaatag
- the LOC111415045 gene encoding ubiquinone biosynthesis monooxygenase COQ6, mitochondrial, protein MGIQYVSWNYNQMGLVATLQLSETTDQNTIAWQRFLPTGPVALLPLNSKQSSLVWSNTPENVKHLLKLPNDQFIDELNSALFKTFQRNNIVQEANKILDTFFKLINLPPNCMRQLPPSVCDVVEGSRAAFPLGFGHAANYVGKNVALVGDAAHRVHPLGGQGVNLGFGDVECLNEILSEAVYSGRKLGSLLDLKEYETKRQRHNVPTMLALDGLQKLYSTEAAPAVLLRSLGLQITHALSPIKRAIIQQAAH, encoded by the exons ATGGGCATACAATACGTTTCATGGAATTATAACCAAATGGGATTAGTCGCAACATTACAATTATCCGAGACAACCGACCAAAACACAATAGCTTGGCAAAGATTTTTACCAACAGGACCAGTAGCTTTATTACCA TTGAACTCAAAACAAAGCTCTTTAGTTTGGTCAAATACACcagaaaatgttaaacatCTTCTCAAACTTCCAAACGATCAATTTATAGACGAACTCAATAGTGCTTTG TTTAAAACGTTTCAAAGAAATAATATTGTTCAAGAAGCTAACAAAATCTTAGACACATTCTTTAAGCTCATAAATTTGCCGCCAAATTGTATGAGACAATTACCTCCGAGTGTTTGTGATGTCGTGGAAGGATCGAGGGCTGCTTTTCCGTTGGGATTCGGTCACGCGGCAAATTACGTCGGTAAAAACGTTGCTTTAGTGGG AGATGCTGCTCACCGAGTGCACCCCCTTGGAGGTCAAGGTGTCAATTTAGGATTCGGCGATGTGGAATGTTTGAATGAAATTCTAAGCGAAGCCGTTTATTCGGGAAgaaaattag GTAGTTTACTTGATTTAAAAGAATATGAGACAAAGAGGCAAAGACATAATGTGCCTACAATGTTAGCTTTGGATGggttacaaaaattgtattctactGAAGCGGCACCTGCGGTACTTCTGAGAAGTTTGGGCCTACAAATTACTCACGCCTTGTCTCCTATTAAA agagctattattcaacaagccgCTCATTAG
- the LOC111415044 gene encoding uncharacterized protein, producing the protein MSAINIAVLNNNSHIAGKIEEPTPFWTEESVVENEDSGQSSIEIDSDDSDSQCEMNEMCRINQQIWEDNEIVEDLHALPGVDDLFENISKDNINTKDNLSSALLIASWLAKDKLIKRCLDEGVDPNVMDIKGRTPLHLASISGGPECLKMLIEHGADVRKWDRLFKVTPLHCAASKGHICCVKILIKHGADVNANLSQKSPLHYAVQSEAIECIKELLEAGALPYTSQVFSETPLHVAAAMGSPEILKLLLSYGASVSVQCGAERQTALHLAAADGELKCVEILLDSGADIESKNRKHQTPLHLATLYQSTEILELLLKRGASPNARDIDGRTPLHTAIVKFSRSCDIPKTLLNAGADVNQPDIYGYTPLHLAALNEFSQCVMLLLSFGANMTARTNGGISALTFITRRTPDIIPKFRAKLDTSIRLNDHEIGDVDCELKLNFKVLVPSVANGETDLLLNFIEVGHKEILMHPLCETFLFLKWRRIRKFFLFSLFYHALFVFLFTAYILGVYLKGCVIEKVNNSTTNDSNKDIPCEIPTSLTIVAYFLIILNCMLMGKEIFQITHSWLIYIKEWENWLQWLIIISVFCCVSPHSNDLKSDLSEWQHHVAAISIFLTWLELMMIVGRFPIFGLYIQMFKTVSVNFSKFLMAYMWLIMAFGLSFGVLCSNYKAFKNPAYALLKTIIMMSGELEYEDVFFDEDAPIIHPYTAHLMLLLFVVLVTIILANLMVGLAVSDIQGLQRSAGLDRLVRQAELVAHLESMLFSKLLYCVPRRLLACLHKQALLMRSDYDWALYIKPNDPREQKIPKEIIKSIYKLVVGRKDKQKRKRRSNKSRCGDKELISRVNSNTSSISREKMLSDAMSDHTSAVFNNSCLKIPRNPVNKQPFPVYDQKFIHHLENQARKLSLESDCLNINNKSKGASEKTLKSFIEFYDSIPDYDELNHLSNKEFYRRLEILKEKQRDYYEYLDRNGDWIDEYKNLNNDECKRKHSNKSILNVHKEDNESISSCEKDIKPPSRRSVRIESPSEKFSPEESPDLPYFRSKSRANVSSSAGSKGHNTTNDSFWDFCSVDECPFDQNLTTRSAPNSPCKSKFGLNDGITIPKPFEMTVRDEENKIVDDIMVKTKKNKREEKHEMFRANPVPIESQIPLFDKIMSDQEKRRQKIKKKSKAALKAQMRPFSFTKRDEEIQAITRRLSKSSPCIFLESTPVKYKPFKAKPIPKHIFSDYIYQKMNEDEFYRALQKKIRSEEMLKASSLPPSMAKRETKRPKYIVCPRSFRDFDIDQRVVEKIMREKINNDGENITNLERELEELEKLENDFLRKNPKSYKSKRKLKNKHNRQCSSAETKTTNRSFSAMDAVSRSNLAAVLRIQTARRKMELEMCKKLEEVKLRDEARWKEKVMRKKPVWQELQYSHEEDLAMRLQLRRDEEKLRNEEHKHRMQIMLGRVKQQPTLFERQSKLRNSKTREELLANLYKDLRNYSSNSSDVSDRKCIETKDEAIQAHFEDFFDKEGEGAILKKSSSRKKIDECLCQCEN; encoded by the exons ATGTCG GCTATAAACATAGCAGTTTTGAACAACAACAGTCACATAGCTGGTAAAATTGAGGAACCAACACCGTTTTGGACCGAAGAATCTGTAGTTGAAAATGAAGATTCTGGTCAAAGTTCGATTGAAATTGATTCGGACGATTCTGATTCGCAATGTGAGATGAACGAAATGTGCAGAATAAATCAACAGATTTGGGAAGATAACGAGATTGTTGAAGATTTACAC GCTTTACCAGGTGTAGATgatctttttgaaaatatttccaaaGATAACATAAACACGAAGGATAATTTATCCAGTGCTTTATTAATAGCTTCATGGTTggcaaaagataaattaattaaacgttGTTTAGATGAAGGTGTTGACCCTAATGTTATGGATATAAAAGGAAG aaCACCACTTCATTTAGCTTCTATATCGGGTGGACCAGAATGTTTAAAGATGTTAATCGAACACGGCGCCGATGTAAGAAAATGGGATCGATTATTTAAAGTAACTCCATTACATTGTGCAGCTAGTAAAGGACACATTTGTTgcgtaaaaattttaattaaacacgGCGCCGATGTTAACGCAAATCTTAGCCAGAAAAGTCCGTTACATTACGCCGTTCAAAGTGAAGCCATCGAATGTATTAAAGAATTATTAGAAGCTGGTGCGCTGCCATACACTTCGCAG gtttttaGTGAAACTCCGTTACACGTGGCAGCAGCGATGGGTTCtccagaaattttaaaattacttttaagttACGGAGCATCCGTTTCAGTTCAATGTGGCGCCGAAAGACAAACTGCACTTCACTTGGCAGCCGCCGATGGAGAGTTGAAATGcgttgaaattttattagattCTGGAGCGGACATTGAGTCAAAAAATCGAAAACATCAAACTCCTTTACATTTAGCGACGTTATACCAATCAACGGAAAttttagaattattattaaaacgagGAGCTAGTCCAAACGCCCGAGATATCGATGGGAGGACACCTTTACACACCGCTATTGTTAAATTTTCTCGTTCTTGTGATATCCCCAAAACGCTATTAAATGCAGGAGCAGATGTtaatcaaccagacatttaTGGTTACACTCCTTTACATCTCGCCGCATTAAACGAATTCTCGCAATGTGTAATGTTGTTATTGAGCTTTGGAGCAAATATGACTGCAAGAACAAATGGTGGAATATCAGCtttaacatttataacaaGAAGAACGCCGGATATAATTCCGAAATTTCGCGCTAAATTAGACACTTCGATTCGATTGAACGATCACGAGATAGGCGACGTCGAttgtgaattaaaattaaattttaaggttCTAGTTCCATCCGTGGCAAACGGTGAAACTGATTTACTGTTAAACTTCATTGAAGTGGGAcacaaagaaattttaatgcaTCCGTTATGCGagacgtttttatttttgaagtggagaagaataagaaaatttttcttattcagtttattttatcacgctttattcgtttttttgtttaccGCTTATATTTTAGGGGTTTATTTAAAAGGTTGCGTTAttgaaaaagtaaataattcaaCAACAAATGATTCAAATAAAGATATTCCTTGTGAAATCCCAACTTCATTAACAATCGTCgcttatttcttaataatattaaattgtatGTTAATGGGAAAAGAGATCTTTCAAATAACACACAGttggttaatttatattaaagaatGGGAAAATTGGTTGCAATGGTTAATTATAATCAGCGTTTTTTGTTGTGTATCGCCTCATTCGAATGATTTAAAGTCAGATTTAAGCGAATGGCAACATCACGTAGCAGCCATTAGTATCTTTTTGACATGGCTTGAATTGATGATGATTGTAGGAAGGTTTCCCATTTTTGGTCTTTATATTCAAATGTTTAAAACCGTTTCagtaaacttttcaaaatttcttatgGCGTATATGTGGTTAATTATGGCTTTTGGACTTAGTTTTGGTGTTCTCTGTTCCAATTATAAAGCATTTAAAAATCCTGCTTAtgctttattaaaaacaatcatTATGATGTCTGGTGAATTAGAATATGAAGACGTTTTCTTTGATGAAGACGCTCCTATAATTCATCCTTACACAGCGCATCTTATGTTATTACTTTTTGTGGTTTTAGTGACGATAATTCTTGCTAATCTTATGGTGGGTTTAGCCGTTAGCGATATACAAGGTTTGCAAAGAAGCGCGGGTTTGGATAGATTGGTTCGTCAAGCAGAATTAGTTGCGCATTTAGAAAGTatgttattttcaaagttattgTATTGTGTTCCGCGCAGATTATTAGCTTGTTTACATAAACAAGCTTTATTGATGAGATCTGATTATGATTGGGCTTTGTATATTAAACCAAACGATCCGAGAGAACAAAAAATTcctaaagaaattattaaaagtatttataaattgGTTGTAGGGAGAAAAGataaacaaaaacgaaaaaggaGAAGTAATAAATCGAGATGTGGcgataaagaattaatttctCGAGTTAATTCAAATACAAGTTCCATATCTAgagaaaaaatg CTATCTGACGCTATGTCTGACCATACGAGTgcagtttttaataattcctgtttaaaaattcctagaaATCCCGTAAATAAACAACCGTTTCCCGTTTACGATCAAAAGTTTATACATCACTTGGAAAACCAAGCGAGAAAGCTAAGTTTGGAATCGGactgtttaaatattaataataaatcgaaagGCGCATCTGAAAAAACTTTGAAATCGTTTATCGAATTTTACGATAGTATACCAGATTACGAcgaattaaatcatttatcgaataaagaattttataggagattagaaattttaaaagaaaaacaaagagaTTATTATGAATACCTTGATAGAAATGGAGATTGGATTgatgaatacaaaaatttaaataacgatGAATGTAaacgaaaacattcaaataaatcaattctTAACGTACACAAAGAAGATAATGAATCGATATCATCGTgtgaaaaagatataaaaccACCTTCGAGGAGATCTGTAAGGATTGAAAGTCCGTCAGAAAAATTTAGTCCTGAAGAATCACCGGATTTACCATATTTCCGATCAAAATCTAGGGCAAACGTTTCATCTTCTGCAGGATCAAAGGGGCATAACACGACAAACGATTCGTTTTGGGATTTTTGCAGCGTTGATGAATGTCCTTTTGATCAAAATTTAACAACTCGTAGTGCTCCAAATAGTCCTTGTAAATCTAAATTTGGATTAAATGATGGAATAACAATTCCAAAACCATTTGAAATGACTGTCAG agatgaagaaaacaaaattgtcGATGATATTAtggtaaaaacaaaaaagaataaacgAGAAGAAAAACATGAAATGTTTAGGGCAAATCCGGTCCCAATTGAATCCCAAATTCCTTTATTCGATAAAATAATGTCTGATCAAGAGAAGAGGAGgcaaaagattaaaaagaaaagtaaagCGGCTTTAAAGGCTCAAATGAGACCTTTTTCGTTTACAAAACGAGATGAAGAAATTCAAGCGATTACTAGAAGGTTATCGAAATCTTCTCCCTGTATATTTCTTGAATCAACCCCGGTTAAATATAAACCATTCAAGGCTAAACCAATtccaaaacatatttttagtgattatatttatcaaaaaatgaatgAGGATGAATTTTATAG AGcgcttcaaaaaaaaattagatcaGAAGAAATGCTAAAAGCTTCCTCGTTACCACCATCGATGGCTAAACGAGAAACAAAAAGACCAAAATACATTGTTTGCCCAAGATCTTTTAGGGATTTCGATATTGATCAAAGAGTTGTAGAAAAAATAATGagggaaaaaattaataatgatggCGAGAATATAACGAACCTTGAAAGAGAATTGgaagagttagaaaaattagaaaatgattttttaagaaaaaatccaaaaagttataaatcaaaaagaaagttgaaa AATAAACATAACAGGCAATGTTCTTCCGCTGAAACTAAAACAACCAATAGATCATTTTCGGCAATGGACGCGGTAAGTAGATCAAATCTTGCAGCCGTTTTAAGAATACAAACTGCAAGACGAAAAATGGAACTAGAAATGTGTAAAAAACTGGAAGAGGTTAAACTTCGCGATGAAGCGCGATGGAAAGAAAAAGTGATGAGGAAAAAACCGGTTTGGCAAGAGCTCCAATACAGTCATGAAGAAGATTTAGCGATGCGTCTCCAATTAAGGAGAGACGAAGAAAAACTTAGAAACGAAGAACACAAACATAGGATGCAAATAATGCTTGGACGGGTTAAGCAGCAACCTACTTTATTCGAAAGACAATCAAAG ctTAGGAACTCGAAAACTAGAGAAGAATTGCTGGCAAATTTGTATAAAGATTTGAGAAATTATTCTTCAAATTCCAGTGATGTTTCTGATAGAAAGTGTATTGAAACTAAGGATGAAGCTATTCAAGCtcattttgaagattttttcgATAAGGAGGGGGAAggtgcaattttaaaaaagagtagttctagaaaaaaaattgatgaatgtTTATGTCAATGTGAAAATTAA
- the LOC139430538 gene encoding ubiquinone biosynthesis monooxygenase COQ6, mitochondrial-like, which yields MYSPKMLNFYRQLLATRNASFSTMKNLSTSTENHYDIIIAGGGMVGTTLACTLGKNPKLSNNKVLLLEGSKEIKYTPSEKYSNRVVALNPSTKSLLTRIGAWKRIESVRYGPVCKLQVWDALSDSMIEFEEDDMKKEVAFIVENNLLLHAVMEETKSLPNINIINEAKVKKCNLGMNIDDLVCVELESGKSFTCDLLVSTIICV from the exons ATGTATTCgccaaaaatgttaaatttttatcgtCAACTTCTTGCAACGAGAAACGCTTCATTTTctacaatgaaaaatttatctACATCAACTGAAAATCATTATGATATAATAATAGCCGGTGGTGGAATGGTTGGAACAACTTTGGCATGTACTTTAG GTAAAAATCCGAAATTGTCAAATAATAAGGTGCTCCTTCTCGAAGGTTCCAAAGAAATCAAATACACACCTTCAGAAAAATATAGTAATCGAGTGGTTGCCTTGAATCCAAGTACAAAAAGCTTGTTAACTAGAATTGGGGCTTGGAAACGAATTGAAAGTGTCCGATATGGACCTGTCTGTAAATTACAAGTTTGGGATGCCTTATCAGACTCAATGATTGAGTTTGAGGAGGATGATATGAAAAAAGAAGTAGCTTTTATTGTTgagaataatttattgttacatGCTGTTATGGAAGAAACAAAATCattgcctaacattaatataattaatgaagctaaagtaaaaaaatgtaacttaGGTATGAACATTGATGATTTGGTTTGTGTGGAATTAGAATCAGGAAAGAGTTTTACTTGTGATTTATTGGTAAGCACAATAATTTgtgtataa
- the LOC139430537 gene encoding serine protease grass-like: MELKTNLIALLLCYFISHSKSQLIQQSTCITPTGEIGRCINILDCQPIINIINGNSITTDIRLQLQKYFCGYDGTTTKVCCPNTLTLPQSNNASLLPTVDCGQAEALVRITNGDRADLLEFPWQAALKYVSKKAIPYSCGASLINKRYVLTAAHCITPNLIGVRLGEYDFLTPVDCVTIRGVTTCAPPHQDFDVTKADATIHPSYQIATLGFDIALIRLRKDAVFNKAVKPVCLPITESLTPKSLKNLLVVGWGRTEYGRPSSVLLKAAVPYEENNVCIKQVPVTIFDSQLCTSVQDGKDSCNGDSGGPIMTAVNVNGVIKTVQVGLVSYGPARCGQFYPGIYTRLSSYTKWIMDNVKP; encoded by the exons ATGGAGTTAAAAACAAACTTAATTGCGCTTTTATTGTGTTATTTCATATCTCATTCAAAATCACAGTTAATACAAC aatcaaCGTGTATAACACCCACTGGCGAAATCGGCCGGTGTATTAACATTCTTGATTGTCAgccaataataaatattatcaatGGCAACTCAATAACAACCGATATAAGACttcaattacaaaaatatttttgcggTTACGACGGAACGACAACAAAAGTATGTTGTCCAAACACGCTGACACTTCCTCAATCAAACAATGCAAGTTTATTACCAACAGTGGATTGCGGGCAAGCTGAAGCTCTTGTTAGAATTACAAACGGTGATAGAGCGGATTTGTTAGAATTTCCTTGGCAGGCTGCGCTTAAATACGTATCCA AAAAAGCTATTCCATATAGTTGTGGAGCATCGttgattaataaaagataTGTTTTAACGGCAGCTCATTGTATAACACCAAATCT CATCGGTGTACGTTTGGGAGAATACGACTTTTTAACCCCAGTTGATTGCGTTACAATAAGAGGAGTAACGACGTGTGCTCCTCCACATCAAGATTTTGATGTCACCAAAGCGGACGCTACAATTCATCCAAGCTACCAAATTGCAACATTGGGTTTCGACATAGCGTTGATTCGTTTACGAAAAGATGCTGTATTTAATA aGGCGGTTAAACCTGTTTGTTTACCTATAACCGAAAGTCTAACACCTAAATCACTAAAAAATCTTCTCGTTGTTGGTTGGGGACGCACCGAATAtg gtAGACCCAGTTCGGTACTTCTTAAAGCAGCAGTTCCGTATGAAGAGAATAATGTCTGTATAAAACAAGTACCtgttacaatttttgattcaCAACTTTGTACTAGTGTACAAGACGGTAAAGATTCTTGTAATGGAGATAGTGGTGGTCCTATTATGACAGCTGTAAATGTTAATGGTGTCATCAAAACCGTTCAAGTTGGATTGGTTTCATATGGACCAGCACGATGCGGACAATTTTATCCAGGTATATACACAAGACTGTCATCATACACTAAATGGATTATGGATAATGTAAAACCATAA